The window CTTTGAAGCTCATTATTTATGTAGTTAAAATCTTTAGCATGTATTGCAGTCATACCCAATTCCTTAGCAGTGTCTATATTTTTTTCTTGATCGTCAATTAGAAGACACTCTTTAGGATCCAAATTATACTTATCTATTAAATAAAAAAAGATTTTATGATCAGGTTTTTTAGATTTAGCCTCAGAGGAGTTAACTGTACCATGAAAAAATTGCATAATATCCTGAAAATTATCTTTAATATAGCCTAACATGCTGTCATCCCAATTAGTACACACATAAAACTTATAGTCATACTCTATGCCATTCAAGTAGCAAGACTTAAGTATATCAAGACCATAATCTATTGGCTGAACCCTCTTATAGTTTTCATCAAAATAAACAGCACTTAAAGAACTATATTCAAATAACACTCCGTGAAGATCAAATATTATATTTTTTAATAAACTCATATCATTCAACCCTTTGAAATACTAATTAAGTATACTATAAAATAACAGCTATTTATATTTATAAAAGGTTATACCAAAAATAACTAGAGTTTTATCGAAGTTTTAAGTGATAAGAAAATAATATAGACATAAAAAAAGGCTCTAGTATTAAAACTAGAGCCTTATATATTAAATCTGGCGGTACCTACTTTCCCGGT of the Candidatus Babela massiliensis genome contains:
- a CDS encoding HAD-IA family hydrolase, whose product is MSLLKNIIFDLHGVLFEYSSLSAVYFDENYKRVQPIDYGLDILKSCYLNGIEYDYKFYVCTNWDDSMLGYIKDNFQDIMQFFHGTVNSSEAKSKKPDHKIFFYLIDKYNLDPKECLLIDDQEKNIDTAKELGMTAIHAKDFNYINNELQRLNVFSKLL